Proteins encoded by one window of Microplitis mediator isolate UGA2020A chromosome 1, iyMicMedi2.1, whole genome shotgun sequence:
- the LOC130665949 gene encoding uncharacterized protein LOC130665949 isoform X1: protein MQLFELTLIISSLLISKSAASRAFFVKNVDYIVGVFKDDRMNQDQVTFISQGVLVSHNIVFTNSKNIEKDMTLKVRLYHWHKSFLINTNHKAEESDFEQRLAAPDEFGIFREAKVVTILLDEPFNNVKTISNQGVPQNYLFDENPKCILMKLKFKTKSRSDVQEVFMKQKEIKPHRNVRPYKCDSNLLSKLVENPEATSNYYCVDEVGKSNCNNHEGSALVCQDRESPESYFVAGVNVANDNCKYIFENVLVFRQ, encoded by the exons ATGCAACTATTTGAATTAACGTTGATAAtttcttcattattaataagtaaatcCGCCGCTTCGAGAgctttttttgtcaaaaatgtTGATTATATAGTTGGAGTTTTTAAAGACGATCGCATGAATCAAGATCAGGTGACTTTTATAAGTCAAGGGGTTTTGGTCAGTCACAATATCGTTTTTACAAATTCAAAGAACATagaaaa gGACATGACTTTGAAAGTTCGTCTCTACCATTGGcataaatcttttttaattaacactaATCACAAAGCAGAAGAATCTGATTTTGAACAACGATTAGCTGCACCTGATGAGTTTGGTATTTTTAGAGAAGCCAAAGTAGTTACTATATTACTGGACGAACCTTTCAATAATGTAAAGACTATTTCTAATCAAGGAGTTCCACAAAATTACTTATTTGATGAAAATCCAAAATGTATACTCATGAAACTtaaattcaaaacaaaat cTCGTTCTGATGTACAAGAAGTTTTCATGaaacaaaaagaaataaaacctCACAGAAATGTAAGACCTTACAAATGTGATTcgaatttattatcaaaacttGTTGAAAATCCGGAAGCGactagtaattattattgtgttgACGAAGTTGGAAAATCTAATTGCAAT AATCATGAGGGATCTGCACTCGTTTGTCAGGATCGTGAGAGCCCAGAATCTTATTTTGTCGCTGGAGTTAACGTTGCAAATGATAattgtaaatacatttttgaaaatgtattaGTATTCAGACAATAA
- the LOC130665949 gene encoding uncharacterized protein LOC130665949 isoform X2 — MTLKVRLYHWHKSFLINTNHKAEESDFEQRLAAPDEFGIFREAKVVTILLDEPFNNVKTISNQGVPQNYLFDENPKCILMKLKFKTKSRSDVQEVFMKQKEIKPHRNVRPYKCDSNLLSKLVENPEATSNYYCVDEVGKSNCNNHEGSALVCQDRESPESYFVAGVNVANDNCKYIFENVLVFRQ, encoded by the exons ATGACTTTGAAAGTTCGTCTCTACCATTGGcataaatcttttttaattaacactaATCACAAAGCAGAAGAATCTGATTTTGAACAACGATTAGCTGCACCTGATGAGTTTGGTATTTTTAGAGAAGCCAAAGTAGTTACTATATTACTGGACGAACCTTTCAATAATGTAAAGACTATTTCTAATCAAGGAGTTCCACAAAATTACTTATTTGATGAAAATCCAAAATGTATACTCATGAAACTtaaattcaaaacaaaat cTCGTTCTGATGTACAAGAAGTTTTCATGaaacaaaaagaaataaaacctCACAGAAATGTAAGACCTTACAAATGTGATTcgaatttattatcaaaacttGTTGAAAATCCGGAAGCGactagtaattattattgtgttgACGAAGTTGGAAAATCTAATTGCAAT AATCATGAGGGATCTGCACTCGTTTGTCAGGATCGTGAGAGCCCAGAATCTTATTTTGTCGCTGGAGTTAACGTTGCAAATGATAattgtaaatacatttttgaaaatgtattaGTATTCAGACAATAA
- the LOC130665491 gene encoding neprilysin-2-like, which produces MSGYNVLILRKLIVFASISVIFYFFLTNASAAVIPEIQNSDVTKNCLNKDCNEFHLKLTKQINKTLDININPCENIQQFVCGHSKIKSFSEKEELTNDIVNKRVESLVARSGDFAVFRPFKLIYDLYRTCMSYEKTGQQSLDLLRDIIKKLGNWPFLEGDNWKESDFDWTDFYIQSKNIGLHPFNILTVVTSLDKHSDDKPTRYLLEINLGEFKHSAPSETLIAAYKNYIAKVSELLGNTQTSEEIDQIVAFELQLSKFDNKKSVALSFKRFTEEYPSMNWEKYINDQIGGYETPLNPLKSIIVLPSDFSDFVELMEKTPKRVQANFALWKIIQETIPYLTEEYRELEHEYCLTQKCKIEKRGPSCVGVVNRYLSPALELFFATNFYSYNTDAIVTEMVENIREQLVNWIHESTWMSKETKNKGIEIIGNMSFVIGNDNKDIGDDSIFEMYYESLEIDTNNYLQTLLNLKLFNQNLNFYDFVTSNRHRYLSGVIYVPMSMLQEPFFSIKYPMYVNYGYTGKAIADEMVDMIVSRGINGLSNDDLRKIYYTKGACFEQQMTNYTSNNVEHPMNELFFPQVQIGEHIAYKATYRAYQKWLNKNGIEAPLPGLPFLNNQLFWINSIRNSCISSPKKSKVIDNKYSIFDFYKMRAVTNFPEFYKDFNCPTDGSFVKNYGPACTF; this is translated from the exons ATGAGTGGCTATAACGTATT aattttgagaaaattaattgtttttgcGAGTATtagtgttattttttatttttttctgaccaACGCTTCAGCTGCGGTCATCCCCGAAATACAGAATAGTG atgtaaCAAAGAACTGTCTGAATAAAGATTGTAACGAATTTCACTTAAAACTCA ctaaacaaattaataaaacgctggacataaatataaatcctTGTGAGAACATTCAACAGTTTGTTTGCGGTCACTCTAAAATCAAGAGCTTTTCAGAAAAAGAGGAACTGACCAATGATATTGTTAACAAACGCGTGGAAAGTTTGGTGGCGCGGTCAGGTGATTTCGCCGTCTTCAGACCCTTTAAACTTATCTACGATCTTTACAGAACATGCATGAGCTACG AAAAAACTGGTCAGCAATCTTTGGATCTTCTGCgtgatattattaaaaaactagGCAACTGGCCTTTTTTGGAAGGAGACAATTGGAAGGAATCAGATTTCGATTGGACTGACTTCTATATACAGTCCAAAAACATCGGATTACATCCATTCAATATTTTGACTGTGGTAACCTCACTGGATAAACACAGTGATGATAAACCAACACGTTATTTATTAGAA ATCAATCTTGGTGAATTCAAACATTCAGCTCCGTCGGAAACTTTAATCGCtgcttacaaaaattatattgctAAAGTGTCTGAATTACTAGGAAACACACAAACATCGGAAGAAATCGATCAAATCGTTGCATTCGAACTCCAGCTTTCAAAA TTCGATAATAAAAAGTCAGTAGCATTATCATTCAAGAGATTCACAGAAGAATATCCATCAATGAATTgggaaaaatatattaatgatCAAATTGGTGGCTATGAAACTCCACTGAATCCTTTAAAATCCATAATCGTGCTACCCTCAGACTTTTCTGACTTTGTCGAGCTCATGGAAAAAACTCCGAAACGAGTCCAAGCAAATTTCGCcttatggaaaataattcAAGAAACAATTCCTTATCTGACGGAAGAATATCGTGAGCTAGAACACGAATACTGTTTGACTCAGAAATGCAAGATCGAGAAGCGAGGGCCCTCTTGCGTTGGCGTCGTCAATCGATACCTATCACCCGctcttgaattatttttcgctacaaatttttacagctaTAACACTGACGCGATTGTTACAGAGATGGTAGAAAACATAAGAGAACAATTGGTGAATTGGATACATGAGTCAACTTGGATGAGcaaagaaactaaaaataaaggaattGAGATCATTGGAAATATGTCATTTGTAATTGGTAATGACAATAAAGATATTGGCGATGATAGTATCTTTGAAATGTATTACGAAAGTTTAGAAATAGACACGAACAATTATTTACAgacattattaaatttaaaattgtttaacCAAAACTTAAATTTCTATGATTTTGTAACTTCGAACCGTCACCGCTATTTATCTGGAgtaatct ATGTGCCAATGTCAATGCTTCAAGAACCATTCTTCAGTATTAAGTATCCAATGTATGTAAATTACGGTTACACTGGTAAAGCCATTGCAGATGAAATGGTTGACATGATTGTTTCCCGGGGGATAAACGGTCTTAGTAACGATGATTtgcgtaaaatttattataccaAAGGAGCATGTTTCGAACAACAAATGACGAATTATACTTCTAATAACGTAGAACATCCG atGAACGAATTGTTTTTCCCTCAAGTACAAATCGGCGAACATATCGCTTACAAAGCAACATATCGAGCCTACCAAAAATGGCTCAACAAAAATGGAATTGAAGCCCCGCTACCCGGATTACCCTTCTTAAATAATCAGTTGTTCTGGATTAATTCAATTCGTAATTCCTGTATTTCTTCTCCAAAAAAATCCAAAGTTATCGACAATAAGTATTCAATTTTCGACTTTTATAAAATGAGAGCTGTAACTAATTTCCCagaattttataaagattTCAATTGTCCAACTGATGgttcatttgttaaaaattatggaCCTGCGTGCACTTTCTAA
- the LOC130670459 gene encoding serine/arginine repetitive matrix protein 2-like: MDDSVENNGDIGFGNNDDRYETLKENFLLLKEKIFNSARLIDEYNKLREDSQAAEEHYKNLIACERNATKAIRLKLNEREFNFKDLSKRNNQLMKRCDEQEINIAANAKLMEQQTARIKELEEEQSVKSLEFNVVKSDLEIQIQDLKKELAAYHKKDPNYDKKLARKQKKTSPFQTTRQTGLIDFLLLNNDVPEVEAENVSSNKNDSANDNSILSPVLKDESTSTDDLPVVSTPSPKKRAPKKITHSVEVQVRPLLDHKGTMTDPNTSHNNLYPLHCNKCHATLGAEPVDEILNAMTTSVTFIGTSLPRLDPIDPPNNSVGISAVSSAPNSQLVQNVQGRVDVRQDGGAGTQNGDKDYEELKKEVLNIKKLIKGSKKSNCCSQPKNCCGSSNNSSNNNLSVDLLTSVLSQLVVKNVNPKKKKKRVKAKGKFIRRKVKVSKSFGNWEIKEQSRSPSRSTSRSRSLSRKSRSSSRSRTSSRKSKNSSLSRKSRSSSRRSKSSSRSPRRSRSLSRKSRISSRSRSSSRRSRSLSRTSSRRSTSRSKVSRSPSLTRSRKRSRVESSSGSKDNLDSRSCSTSKSRRSKVSRSPSKESRSQQNDKKFNRIKTCPRISTSDPENENLESRPDSNGVKNLSTTDLSESEACSPKFTNPVSAIKNRVKTVRSNSPELLSEKVKSIKTNLFSTNKTPNTSTKVAKKNKRSGEVSKTSAQIQSGILKKLRKLKTNKPLVTTPSSSILNSMETGESSVPESQRKRIAHTPKTNLEVSPVGKRPATEAKVQPAKRRRVTRSTTDKDTSPINPMDLLKSLVDPESSSDMPESTQVQKTPETSLETLALEEKEKVTDPKTPGIEISKPIPTKRSPKIVIVNGIPVVKKPVGRPPKNPDGVKRKYTRKVKAVTSAEIVEKPDLQNRKLESLGNNSVEENSVGNILETSESKTNSPMESLPIIESSIESQDEKVVEVKESSGESRLQNSNRSGEHENLLESSKSSSMSSGLLEIFTESEPEENVPESSQVNAEKSNEKVIESLKINSKESAFTKKSDVVTTVPEFIDKLQKIQSEQTLIENSKTVASNPEVLESSEPATNKSELLENSKTAQSEKNLLANSEAVTNDPKVLKSSTKVMRDPEAIENSNSVTSDLALLENTKTVQIEQKLVVISETTTDELKPLESLKTVSSDSVLLESTNTVQDENKVIGNLEPVTNDPKPIKSLKSVTSDLELLEDTKTVTSDLKVLENKTADSNSPEVLENLKTVTTNDLEPNATNTSIVSKPENPKMNETSDSRVKNLLEVQRVSEKLELNQEIIIGDGLKNSEVCIQNSSTSAESMETEEFTSICSETSESLELSLGLDVSDAFESIPTSDDDLMNSETSDITDKKLEIVEQSSEASGIGTVSELDTDPELELLPKDSQLDSEPDKPLEDKISKSVIVAESLEIKSPEPESKDPTLATPSPAPVLEKNLESSRPNVPSRMLPKMIEKPTKAFKLPLVQKSKLLETSIIKKASNSRSTPEAVVTLPASPVDESAKSMSLEATRSSPENTRSLRNRTVSISPPKTLKSPRCSPVAVKSTSESLPQSPKTSKPEPNIPEAEPELSPKSPDALETLPPRQSSIQNLLDFYLHSRISSNKTYTQRLTEEIAVTKSKSIEKFIKSEYQRLLDAPNWTNDLNDSFIANLEKLDFNEMNFANVTVELMKERCELNEPLNREYTPPAPLMTVSQQKIIGFLARYEQRRPGIMFKVMDIIDSTLFRLKNNSDNETDTNVLEGLARFFVLMAKIKKDRERVRIMICDALYCFQTKAFNILYVVLTCWAEVIPTYDENTMSLPPQSRTKYLVISIATIIRNQKRFKEDHSKITCVKNLLSHLYQYPDNFVTNKIIVDLLEAFKFEEYDRCLVPAIALIAKREGVDWTYKNIVKKLLLMIVNKNESYKIYETFKLLGYLLRPFPVDDEGKEVEKIVNQLCEILDAGTVEPEIQEGIALTLLTLTRHYFISISTTLLRWQPPRPLNNQLQQLLQTFFQSRTPEYWKQIANKRNPRFPAIKYKYNPSPLSK; the protein is encoded by the exons ATGGACGATTCAGTTGAAAATAATGGCGACATTGGTTTTGGa aaTAATGACGATAGATATGAGACATTGAAAGAAAACTTTCTGCTgctcaaagaaaaaatttttaattcagc ACGATTAATAGACGAGTATAATAAACTACGCGAGGACTCTCAAGCTGCCGAAGaacattacaaaaatttaatagcttGCGAGCGCAATGCGACGAAAGCAATCCGTCTTAAACTAAATGAGCGcgaatttaatttcaaagatTTGAGTAAACGTAATAATCAGCTCATGAAACGGTGCGATGAACAAGAGATCAATATCGCCGCAAACGCAAAACTTATGGAGCAGCAAACTGCGAGAATAAAAGAACTGGAAGAAGAGCAATCGGTCAAATCACTTGAATTTAATGTCGTGAAGTCAGATCTCGAGATTCAAAttcaagatttaaaaaaagagtTGGCTGCATATCACAAAAAAGATcctaattatgataaaaaattggcCAGGAAGCAAAAAAAGACTTCGCCGTTTCAAACGACCCGCCAAACCGGGCTAATTGATTTTTTGCTTCTCAATAACGACGTACCTGAAGTTGAAGCCGAGAACGTCAGCTCAAATAAAAACGATTCAGCAAATGATAACTCTATTCTATCTCCCGTTCTAAAAGATGAATCGACTTCTACCGATGACCTACCAGTAGTTTCTACTCCCAGCCCCAAAAAGCGCGCGcccaaaaaaataactcataGCGTTGAAGTACAAGTGCGCCCTCTACTAGACCACAAGGGCACGATGACAGATCCAAATACGTCACATAATAATTTGTATCCGTTGCATTGCAACAAATGTCATGCAACCTTAGGTGCCGAGCCGgttgatgaaattttaaatgccatGACGACTTCGGTGACGTTTATTGGAACTTCTTTACCTCGGCTAGACCCAATTGACCCGCCCAATAATTCAGTAGGCATTTCGGCTGTAAGTTCAGCCCCAAATAGTCAATTAGTGCAAAATGTACAGGGTAGAGTTGACGTACGACAAGATGGCGGCGCGGGTACACAAAATGGCGACAAAGACTACGAGGAACTTAAAAAGGAAGTATTGAATATTAAGAAACTAATAAAGGGTTCGAAAAAGAGTAATTGCTGTAGTCAACCTAAAAACTGCTGTGGATCTTCGAACAATAGTTCGAATAATAATTTGTCAGTAGatttgctaacttcagtactGAGCCAATTGGTTGTTAAAAATGTTaatccgaaaaaaaagaaaaaacggGTAAAAGCTAAAGGTAAATTTATCAGAAGAAAAGTTAAAGTTTCTAAAAGTTTTGGAAACTGGGAAATCAAGGAACAATCTAGAAGTCCATCGAGATCAACTTCACGATCTAGAAGTTTGTCCAGAAAATCTAGAAGTTCATCAAGATCTAGAACCTCGTCtagaaaatctaaaaattctaGTTTGTCTAGGAAATCTAGAAGTTCGTCTAGAAGATCTAAAAGTTCATCTAGAAGTCCTAGAAGATCTAGAAGTTTATCTAGGAAATCTAGAATTTCATCAAGATCTAGAAGTTCGTCTAGAAGATCTAGAAGTTTATCAAGAACAAGTTCTAGAAGATCTACTAGTCGCTCTAAAGTATCTAGAAGCCCATCTCTAACTCGGAGTCGTAAACGATCTAGAGTTGAATCATCTTCTGGAAGTAAAGACAATTTAGATTCCAGAAGTTgttcaacttcaaaatctagaCGATCTAAAGTATCTAGAAGTCCATCCAAAGAATCCAGAAGTCaacaaaatgataaaaaatttaatcgaattAAAACATGCCCAAGAATTTCAACTTCTGATCCAGAAAATGAGAATCTAGAATCTAGACCCGACTCTAATGGCGTGAAAAATCTTTCCACAACTGATTTGAGTGAAAGCGAAGCCTGTTCTCCGAAGTTTACGAATCCAGTGAGTGCGATAAAAAATCGTGTAAAAACTGTGAGATCTAACAGTCCAGAATTATTGTcagaaaaagtcaaaagtatAAAAACTAATCTATTTTCTACGAATAAAACTCCAAATACTTCAACTAAAGTggctaaaaaaaacaaaaggtCAGGTGAAGTATCAAAAACTTCCGCTCAAATTCAGTCcgggattttaaaaaaattgcgcaAATTGAAGACAAACAAGCCATTGGTTACGACGCCATCTTCTAGCATTTTGAACTCCATGGAAACTGGCGAGTCATCGGTTCCGGAAAGTCAGCGCAAGAGAATCGCTCATACTCCGAAAACAAATCTAGAAGTTAGTCCAGTTGGAAAACGTCCGGCTACGGAAGCAAAAGTTCAGCCGGCGAAAAGACGTCGGGTGACGCGATCGACGACTGATAAAGATACAAGTCCGATAAATCCTATGGATTTGTTGAAGAGTCTTGTAGATCCAGAGAGTAGTTCTGATATGCCAGAGTCTACGCAGGTACAGAAAACTCCAGAAACTTCACTAGAGACTTTAGCTTtggaagaaaaagaaaaagttacGGATCCAAAGACGCCgggaattgaaatttctaagCCGATTCCGACGAAACGATCTCCGAAAATAGTTATCGTCAATGGAATTCCGGTGGTTAAAAAACCTGTTGGTAGGCCGCCGAAAAATCCTGATGGagtcaaaagaaaatatactAGAAAAGTTAAAGCTGTTACAAGTGCAGAAATTGTTGAAAAGCCCGATTTGCAAAACCGAAAACTAGAAAGTTTAGGAAATAATTCAGTAGAAGAAAATTCGGTTGGAAATATTCTAGAAACTTCGGAATCTAAAACAAACTCACCAATGGAAAGCTTACCAATTATAGAAAGTTCAATTGAGTCTCAGGATGAGAAAGTTGTGGAAGTTAAAGAAAGTTCTGGTGAGTCAAGGctacaaaattcaaatcgtTCCGGAGAGCACGAAAATCTTCTAGAAAGTTCAAAAAGTAGTTCTATGAGTTCAGGATTACTAGAGATCTTTACTGAGTCAGAACCTGAAGAAAATGTTCCAGAAAGTTCACAAGTTAATGCTGAGAAATCgaatgaaaaagttatagaaagtttgaaaattaattcaaaagagtccgcatttacaaaaaaatcagATGTAGTTACAACTGTTCCAGAATTTATAgacaaattacaaaaaatccaAAGCGAACAAACActtatagaaaattcaaaaacagtTGCAAGTAATCCAGAAGTTTTAGAAAGTTCGGAGCCCGCTACAAATAAATCGGAACTtctagaaaattcaaaaaccgCACAAAGTGAGAAAAATCTTCTAGCAAACTCAGAAGCAGTTACGAATGATCCAAAAGTTCTAAAAAGTTCTACAAAAGTTATGCGTGATCCTGAGGctatagaaaattcaaattcagttACAAGTGATTTAGCACTTCTAGAAAATACCAAAACTGTACAAATTGAACAAAAACTTGTAGTAATTTCAGAAACGACGACCGATGAACTAAAACCTCTAGAAAGTTTGAAAACAGTTTCTAGTGATTCAGTACTTCTAGAAAGTACAAATACAGTTCAAGATGAGAACAaagttataggaaatttagAACCAGTCACAAATGATCCAAAACCTATAAAAAGCTTAAAATCAGTTACAAGTGATCTAGAACTTCTAGAAGATACAAAAACGGTCACAAGTGATCTAAAAGTTCTGGAAAATAAAACAGCAGATTCAAATTCACCAGAGgttctagaaaatttaaaaacagtcACAACCAACGATCTAGAACCGAACGCAACAAATACTTCGATTGTATCGAAACCTGAAAATCCCAAAATGAACGAAACTTCCGATTCTAGAGTTAAAAATCTTCTAGAAGTTCAAAGAGTATCTGAAAAACTAGAACTTAACCAAGAAATTATAATTGGTGATGGACTAAAAAATTCTGAAGTATGCATACAAAATTCATCCACGTCTGCAGAATCGATGGAAACTGAAGAATTTACATCAATTTGTTCAGAAACTTCGGAATCGCTTGAATTATCTCTAGGCCTCGATGTTTCTGATGCTTTCGAATCTATTCCGACGTCTGATGACGATCTTATGAACTCTGAGACTTCGGACATCACAGATAAAAAACTAGAGATCGTCGAACAGTCTTCGGAAGCTTCCGGAATCGGAACAGTTTCAGAGTTAGACACCGATCCAGAATTGGAACTTTTGCCGAAAGATTCTCAATTAGACTCCGAGCCCGACAAGCCTCTAgaagataaaatttcaaagtctGTAATTGTTGCCGAGTCTCTAGAGATAAAATCTCCAGAACCTGAATCCAAAGACCCCACACTCGCGACTCCAAGTCCAGCTCCAGttctagaaaaaaatctaGAATCTTCCAGACCAAATGTGCCTTCTAGAATGCTTCCGAAAATGATTGAAAAGCCTACGAAGGCCTTTAAGTTGCCACTCGTTCAAAAATCAAAGCTTCTAGAAACTTCGATCATCAAAAAAGCTTCGAATTCCAGGAGCACTCCAGAAGCCGTTGTAACTCTGCCAGCATCTCCCGTCGATGAATCGGCTAAATCTATGAGTCTAGAAGCTACAAGAAGTTCACCCGAAAATACAAGAAGCCTCAGAAATCGAACGGTTTCAATCAGTCCACCGAAAACTTTAAAGTCACCTCGATGTTCTCCAGTAGCCGTCAAATCAACTTCAGAATCTTTGCCGCAGTCTCCGAAAACATCCAAACCCGAGCCCAATATTCCAGAAGCTGAACCAGAACTCAGCCCAAAATCACCAGATGCCCTGGAAACCCTTCCACCGCGACAAAGTAGCATTCAAAATCTCCTAGATTTTTACCTGCACTCCAGAATTTCTTCAAACAAAACCTACACCCAGAGACTCACTGAAGAAATCGCCGTAACAAAATCGAAATCCATTGAAAAGTTCATCAAAAGCGAGTATCAGCGTCTTCTGGACGCCCCGAACTGGACTAATGACCTTAATGACAGTTTCATAGCTAATCTAGAAAAGTTAGATTTCAACGAAATGAACTTCGCGAACGTGACTGTCGAGTTAATGAAAGAGCGCTGCGAACTAAATGAGCCGCTGAATCGCGAGTACACGCCGCCAGCGCCACTCATGACCGTGTCCCAGCAGAAAATCATCGGATTCCTGGCTAGATATGAGCAGAGACGACCCGGGATCATGTTCAAGGTCATGGACATCATCGACTCGACTTTGTTCAGACTTAAAAACAACAGCGACAATGAGACTGATACGAATGTTCTTGAAGGTCTCGCGCGATTCTTTGTTTTGATGgcgaagataaaaaaagaccgCGAAAGAGTCAGGATTATGATCTGCGATGCGCTTTACTGCTTTCAGACGAAAGCTTTCAATATTTTGTATGTAGTTTTGACATGTTGGGCTGAGGTGATACCGACTTATGATGAAAACACCATGAGTTTGCCTCCACAAAGTAGAACTAAGTATCTAGTAATTAGTATTGCGACGATAATCAGAAATCAGAAACGATTCAAAGAAGACCATTCGAAAATAACTtgcgtaaaaaatttactgtcgcATTTGTATCAGTACCCAGATAATTTTGTGACGAACAAAATTATTGTTGACTTGTTGGAAGCATTCAAATTTGAAGAATATGACAGATGTCTGGTACCGGCTATTGCTTTGATCGCGAAGAGAGAGGGCGTTGATTGGACGTACAAGAATATTGTCAAGAAATTGTTGCTGATGATTGTCAATAAAAACGAAAGCTACaaaatttatgaaactttCAAGTTACTcg gGTATTTGCTGCGCCCGTTCCCGGTCGATGATGAGGGAAAAGAAGTAGagaaaattgttaatcaaCTGTGCGAAATTTTGGATGCTGGTACTG TTGAACCAGAAATTCAAGAAGGTATCGCACTGACACTATTGACATTAACCCGACACTATTTCATCAGCATCAGTACGACACTTCTCCGTTGGCAGCCACCTCGCCCTTTAAATAACCAATTGCAACAGTTGCTGCAAACTTTCTTCCAGTCACGGACTCCAGAGTACTGGAAACAAATCGCTAATAAAAGGAACCCTCGGTTTCCGGCTATTAAATATAAGTACAATCCCTCGCCCCTGAGTAAATAA
- the LOC130664677 gene encoding uncharacterized protein LOC130664677 — translation MTKSTQNKIITHDFLLTIEDNYHEWLDSHRIKLLDPDSCGEFYISVKLGKLSSLDVKVTKTFDKSAMAIIELQTNGMFCHVKDVPDWKESCNFNIDFPYYYLQYSNAELNDNFKYYLSIKCKIIWFGFKDELVASNLYRDMKQFLINIECSDVVVQIKNRQFPSHKKILVSQSPVLKSMLMTTTKKFRKKYIKLPKIDTETAEELFLFLYTGKVDKANDDFELAVKLFEVAKDYQISGLINLCGLLLSDKITRENVINLLKLVEDQKEDDVFILQQRAIAFIWNNRREILTLDNFKESCKFIPQSLFKIIEKVID, via the coding sequence ATGACCAAATCAacgcaaaataaaataataactcacGACTTCTTGTTAACAATAGAAGATAATTATCATGAATGGCTCGATTCCCATcgcattaaattattagatcCAGACTCATGTGgagaattttatatttcagtaaaattggGTAAATTGAGCAGTTTGGATGTCAAAGTAACAAAAACGTTCGATAAATCGGCAATGGCAATTATCGAGTTACAAACGAACGGAATGTTCTGTCACGTAAAAGATGTCCCTGATTGGAAGGAgtcttgtaattttaatatcgACTTCCCATACTATTACTTGCAATACTCTAATGCTGaactaaatgataattttaaatattacctGAGTATtaaatgcaaaataatctggTTCGGATTCAAAGACGAATTGGTGGCTTCAAATTTGTATCGAGATATGAAACAATTTCTCATAAATATCGAATGCAGTGACGTCGTCGTGCAAATAAAGAACCGGCAATTTCCgagccataaaaaaattttagtatcaCAAAGCCCAGTTTTGAAGTCAATGCTGATGACGACTACGAAGaagttcagaaaaaaatatatcaagttACCAAAAATTGACACGGAAACAGCAGAAGAATTATTCCTGTTTTTGTACACCGGAAAAGTCGACAAAGCCAACGATGATTTTGAACTGGCGGTCAAATTGTTTGAAGTCGCGAAAGATTATCAGATATctggattaattaatttatgcggATTATTACTCAGTGATAAAATAACAAGAGAgaatgtaataaatttactaaaattagTTGAAGATCAGAAAGAAGAcgatgtatttattttacagcAACGCGCGATTGCGTTTATTTGGAACAATCGCAGAGAAATTCTCACACTGGATAATTTTAAAGAGTCGTGTAAATTTATACCCCAGTCGTTATTCAAAATCATTGAAAAAGTCATCGACTAA